The region TAGCGATGAGTAAATATAAAGACATTAACTTTCATTTTACTTCTGAGTTTTAGTGGATAGCCTCCTCCTTTTTTAAGTTTCGGGTAGGAATAGGGCATCCATCTTAATATCATTTTGAACTAAACCTAATGAATGTTGGTTTTCTAGGATTCCATAGGTGGTGAGCATGCATAAGAATACAGATTTTCTAGTAGAGGTTTCAGTTTTAAAAAGACCGATTTTGTTTCTTAGTTCGCTGGCATATTTTTTTGTAATGGTATAGGGGTTTATAGAGAATTTTACTTCACATAAATTAATCACCTGATCCCTTCTGTCTATGACTAAATCAATTTGAGCACCATTATCAGAACTCATACTTCTCCATGATGAAACTTCAGAGTACACACCACTAATTCCTAGTTTTTGTTTAATCTGAGGAATGTGTTGAAGGCAAATTTGCTCATAAGTATAGCCACTCCAAGCCCGATATTTAGGAGAGTCAATTGTGTTTATCCAATTGTTTTTATCTATTGCATTCGAGTCTTTAATGAATCTCAAATAAAACATTGAATAAAAGTCAACCAGCTGATATAAGCTATTTCTAAACTTCTTCCCAAAAGGTTGGTATTTTCTAATAAACCCGCTCTGTTCTAGTTCATCTAATACACGAGTTGTACTTCCTGCATTAGGTAAATCAGATAGTTTTACAATTTCATCTCGGGTTAAGCCCATGGCTTTTTTAGCCATCACCGAAATGATTTTGACATGGTTTTCAGATTTTTTAAATAATGAACGAAATAAGTTATTGAATTCATTCCTTAGTAGGCCTGTTTCTGAAAAACACACTTCTTCTATATTTTGAAAGGCACTTTTCCCAGCTTGGATTTCATCCCAATAAAATGGTATCCCTCCTATTGACATATACAATTGAATGATTTGATACCTATCTAATTCTATAGTTCTATTTTTTAAATACTTCTCACATTCGAATAAATTGAATGGATTTAATTTAATAGTTTTTGTAATTCTATTGTGAAGACCTCCTTTGTTATTGATAAGTTTATTTACCATCCATGAGGTTGCAGATCCGCAAACAATTAAAATAACATCATTGCGTGCAGAAGCCCAACTATTCCAGAAATGCTCTAATCCTTGAATAAATTTTGAATTTCTGGTATCAAACCATGGTAATTCATCAATGAATATGACTTTTTTCCCAATTTTGGTTTCCAAAAAATCGATTAGTTGTGCGAAGGCTGTTATCCAGTCTTCTGCTAAATTGATGGTTTCATTGTTTTTTTGATGTGTATTTATGGTTAGGTTGAAGTTTGCTAATTGAAGTTTGCTTGAAGTATTAGCTAAACCTGTTATTTGAAAGGTAAACTTATTCTCAAAAGCAGATCTTATTAGATAGGTTTTGCCAACTCTTCTTCTTCCATAAACAGCAATAAATTCTGACTTATGTGAATGATAAAGCTTATCGAGTAAGCTAAGTTCTTTTTCTCTTCCTACAATTTCACCCATGAGACTTTATTTGGCTATAAATATATAAAAAATTATAGTTGTAGCCAAATAGAATTCTAAATATGGCTATAAGTCTTCTAAATACATTGTTTATAGCCAAATTAAAAAATGTAATCTTGATTTTATAAGGGAATTACAAATTTCTCGGCTAGTAATCTGCTATCCAATTTTATTTGCAGAACATAAGTTCCTGCTTCTATGTTAAGAGGCTGTTCTGTTTGCGTGAAATTTGCTCTACTAAATGAGGATACTCGTCTACCCATCATATCGAAAATACTAAATTCAGCTTGTTTGATGTATTCTTCACTATTGATGACTATTGCTTGATTAGCGTAAAATGCTATAATCTTAGCCTCCTCCATTTCATTGATAAAGTCAGGCTTTTTAGTGGATTTCAGCTTCTTCAAAATCCTAAACCCAGATTCTTCCTCTTCAGCATCTAGTTCATAAATCCAACTGGGCATTTCAAATTCATCAATATTGTAGATGCTATCCATAGTTACATCTACTTGTCTTAAAAAGCCAGCATCATCTCCATAATGTCGGCAAACATTCACAGCAAAGGCATCTCCATTGTTATTATAATCAGCTATGAATGAATATTTTGTTCCGTTTGCTTTAGAATTACCAGAGTTTAAGGTTCTCATTTCAAGTGTAGATAAATCAAAACTCACCGTTTTTCTATAAGCAATATCCCACTTCGAATAGTACAACTTCTCAATG is a window of Lentimicrobium sp. L6 DNA encoding:
- a CDS encoding ATP-binding protein, with the translated sequence MGEIVGREKELSLLDKLYHSHKSEFIAVYGRRRVGKTYLIRSAFENKFTFQITGLANTSSKLQLANFNLTINTHQKNNETINLAEDWITAFAQLIDFLETKIGKKVIFIDELPWFDTRNSKFIQGLEHFWNSWASARNDVILIVCGSATSWMVNKLINNKGGLHNRITKTIKLNPFNLFECEKYLKNRTIELDRYQIIQLYMSIGGIPFYWDEIQAGKSAFQNIEEVCFSETGLLRNEFNNLFRSLFKKSENHVKIISVMAKKAMGLTRDEIVKLSDLPNAGSTTRVLDELEQSGFIRKYQPFGKKFRNSLYQLVDFYSMFYLRFIKDSNAIDKNNWINTIDSPKYRAWSGYTYEQICLQHIPQIKQKLGISGVYSEVSSWRSMSSDNGAQIDLVIDRRDQVINLCEVKFSINPYTITKKYASELRNKIGLFKTETSTRKSVFLCMLTTYGILENQHSLGLVQNDIKMDALFLPET